From the genome of Ornithobacterium rhinotracheale, one region includes:
- a CDS encoding twin-arginine translocase TatA/TatE family subunit, with protein MFSVIIAFIGFQEIVFIIFIAVLIFGPSKIPEIARGLGEGVRAMREATDEIKREVMSSAQEIDPTREVKDSVKEIQNEINEAKKEIDDAVGPVKREE; from the coding sequence ATGTTTTCAGTCATTATTGCATTTATAGGGTTTCAGGAAATAGTTTTCATTATTTTTATAGCGGTCTTAATCTTTGGGCCGAGCAAAATTCCTGAGATTGCACGAGGGCTTGGCGAAGGCGTGCGAGCGATGCGTGAGGCTACAGATGAGATTAAGCGCGAGGTGATGTCATCCGCACAGGAGATAGACCCTACAAGGGAGGTGAAAGATTCCGTAAAAGAAATTCAGAATGAAATAAATGAGGCTAAAAAGGAAATTGATGATGCCGTGGGCCCCGTGAAAAGAGAAGAGTAA
- the glmM gene encoding phosphoglucosamine mutase, whose translation MALIKSISGIRGTIGGAVGENLTPLDAVKFASAYGTWLKSKKGNEKTTVVIGRDARISGEMINKLVTASLQGVGIDVIDCGLSTTPTIEIMVPELKADGGIILTASHNPKQWNALKLLNEKGEFVSGQDGAEILQIAEDEKFDYVEVDALGQYTVNQDAIKIHVDKILKHKLVDVAAIKNAGFNVVIDAVNSTGGLAIPQLLDALGVSYTKLYCEPNGHFPHNPEPLKEHLADVMALVKEQNADLGIVVDPDVDRLALITEKGEMFGEEYTLVSVADYVLENEKSAAVSNLSSSRALRDIAQKHGQAYYPSAVGEVNVVELMKEKGAKIGGEGNGGVIFPDLHYGRDALIGVALFLTHLAKKGKTVSELRAEYPAYFMSKNKIQLTPEINVDELLKKVEKHYENEEVNTIDGVKIDFADEWVHLRKSNTEPIIRIYTESTSQEKADQLAQKMIEVVKALI comes from the coding sequence ATGGCTTTAATCAAATCAATTTCAGGAATCAGAGGTACCATAGGAGGCGCTGTGGGAGAGAATCTTACACCGCTTGATGCTGTGAAATTTGCATCAGCATACGGTACTTGGCTCAAAAGCAAAAAAGGAAACGAGAAAACAACCGTAGTCATCGGGCGAGATGCTAGAATCTCTGGCGAGATGATAAATAAATTAGTTACCGCGAGCCTGCAAGGCGTGGGCATAGATGTCATTGATTGTGGTCTCAGCACCACGCCCACCATTGAAATTATGGTACCAGAGCTTAAAGCCGATGGCGGCATAATCCTCACCGCAAGCCATAATCCTAAACAGTGGAACGCGCTGAAACTCTTGAACGAAAAGGGCGAATTTGTCTCTGGACAAGATGGTGCGGAAATATTACAAATTGCTGAGGACGAGAAGTTTGATTATGTAGAGGTAGATGCGCTGGGGCAGTATACAGTAAATCAAGATGCCATCAAAATCCATGTTGATAAAATATTAAAACACAAATTGGTCGATGTGGCTGCCATCAAAAATGCAGGATTCAATGTTGTGATTGATGCGGTAAACTCTACGGGAGGGCTGGCAATCCCTCAGTTGCTTGATGCGCTAGGCGTGTCTTATACCAAGCTCTATTGCGAGCCAAATGGGCATTTTCCGCATAATCCAGAGCCGCTAAAAGAACATTTGGCAGATGTGATGGCGCTTGTAAAAGAGCAAAATGCAGATTTAGGAATCGTGGTAGACCCAGATGTAGACCGTTTGGCGCTCATTACAGAAAAGGGTGAAATGTTTGGCGAGGAGTACACCCTAGTTTCAGTGGCAGATTATGTTTTAGAAAACGAAAAATCAGCCGCAGTATCCAATCTTTCCTCATCAAGAGCGTTAAGAGATATCGCTCAGAAACACGGCCAAGCCTACTACCCATCAGCCGTGGGCGAGGTGAATGTGGTAGAATTAATGAAAGAAAAAGGCGCTAAAATCGGAGGCGAAGGCAATGGTGGCGTGATTTTCCCAGACTTACATTATGGTAGAGATGCCTTGATAGGCGTAGCGCTATTCTTAACCCATTTAGCCAAAAAAGGAAAAACAGTGAGCGAACTGCGCGCCGAGTACCCAGCTTACTTTATGAGCAAAAATAAAATCCAGCTTACGCCAGAAATCAATGTAGATGAGTTGCTCAAAAAAGTGGAAAAACATTATGAAAATGAGGAGGTGAATACCATCGATGGTGTAAAAATCGATTTTGCCGATGAGTGGGTGCACTTGCGAAAATCCAATACAGAGCCAATCATTAGAATTTATACCGAGAGTACCTCTCAGGAAAAAGCTGACCAATTGGCACAGAAAATGATTGAAGTGGTAAAAGCTTTGATTTAA
- the prmC gene encoding peptide chain release factor N(5)-glutamine methyltransferase produces the protein MTIRILKKRYDEELKDLYTPQEIDIIFYELAELYLKKGKSIIRAGLDESWVELVHSQMLFDISLARLKQGEPYQYVIAKTEFMKLPFFVNREVLIPRPETEELVEWILEKYPEDFSGNILDIGTGSGAIAISLKKYLPNANVYGIDISKEAIEIAKKNADINMVEVNFLERDIFKLSIDKELPRWDLVVSNPPYIPENEKEEMPRQVVNFEPQKALFVPEEEPLLYYEAIGRYAALRSKPGVRLYVEIHQNLKDETQEILAQKFSKVEAKKDISGNWRMIEAEK, from the coding sequence ATGACAATTCGTATATTAAAGAAAAGATACGACGAAGAGCTAAAAGATTTATACACGCCTCAGGAAATAGACATCATATTCTATGAGCTAGCGGAATTATATTTAAAAAAAGGGAAAAGCATCATACGCGCAGGGCTAGATGAAAGCTGGGTCGAGCTAGTGCATAGCCAAATGCTATTCGATATCTCGCTGGCAAGGCTTAAACAAGGCGAGCCATACCAGTATGTAATAGCCAAAACTGAATTTATGAAGCTCCCATTTTTTGTAAATCGAGAGGTGCTCATTCCGCGCCCAGAGACTGAGGAGCTAGTGGAGTGGATTTTAGAAAAATATCCAGAAGATTTTTCAGGAAATATTTTGGATATCGGGACAGGGAGCGGTGCGATTGCCATTTCGCTCAAAAAATATTTGCCAAATGCCAATGTGTATGGTATTGATATAAGCAAAGAGGCGATAGAGATTGCAAAGAAAAATGCCGACATTAATATGGTCGAGGTGAATTTCTTGGAGAGAGATATTTTTAAACTCTCCATAGATAAAGAATTGCCAAGATGGGATTTAGTAGTGAGCAACCCTCCATATATCCCAGAAAACGAGAAGGAAGAAATGCCTCGCCAAGTAGTGAATTTTGAGCCGCAAAAAGCCCTATTTGTCCCAGAGGAAGAGCCCTTGCTCTACTATGAAGCCATTGGGCGATATGCCGCTTTGCGCAGCAAGCCAGGGGTGCGGCTCTATGTGGAAATTCACCAAAATTTAAAGGACGAAACGCAAGAAATCTTAGCCCAAAAATTCTCCAAAGTGGAGGCCAAAAAGGATATCTCGGGCAATTGGCGAATGATTGAGGCTGAAAAATAA
- a CDS encoding Gfo/Idh/MocA family protein yields MLKVGVAGAGHLGKIHLKLLQQSPLYELVGFYDTDENNGEEVASKFGYKYFSDLDELLDAVEVLDIVTPTLSHYEVAKRAISKGKHIFLEKPIAKTEQEAQEIIALARKHNVKGQVGHVERFNPAFTAVQSSLGTPLFIEAHRLAEFNPRGTDVPVVLDLMIHDLDVILSVVKSEVKEIHSSGVSVISETPDIANVRLAFENGCVANITTSRISMKNMRKMRFFQKDAYISVDFLEKKSEIIRMEDLSENDTDEFAMLLENAEKQQKKIWFEYPVITANNAILDELESFAKAIMYDEPIPVSLEDGAKALALALQIIQRFNK; encoded by the coding sequence ATGCTAAAAGTAGGTGTCGCAGGGGCAGGACATTTGGGCAAGATACATTTAAAATTATTGCAGCAATCCCCCTTGTATGAGCTAGTGGGCTTTTATGATACGGACGAAAATAATGGTGAGGAAGTGGCCTCTAAATTTGGGTATAAGTATTTTTCGGATTTAGATGAGCTGCTTGATGCCGTGGAGGTTTTGGATATTGTAACGCCCACTCTGTCGCACTACGAGGTGGCCAAAAGAGCGATTAGCAAAGGGAAGCACATTTTCTTAGAAAAACCCATTGCCAAAACCGAGCAGGAGGCGCAGGAAATCATAGCACTAGCGCGCAAGCACAATGTAAAAGGGCAGGTGGGGCATGTAGAGCGATTTAATCCTGCGTTCACTGCGGTGCAAAGCAGCTTAGGCACACCTTTGTTTATAGAGGCGCACCGTTTAGCGGAGTTTAATCCAAGAGGAACAGATGTGCCAGTGGTATTGGATTTAATGATTCACGATTTAGATGTAATCCTCTCGGTGGTGAAATCTGAGGTGAAGGAAATCCATAGCAGTGGTGTCTCCGTGATTAGCGAAACGCCAGATATTGCTAATGTGCGCTTAGCCTTTGAAAATGGTTGTGTGGCCAATATCACTACGAGCCGAATCTCAATGAAAAATATGCGAAAAATGCGATTTTTTCAGAAAGATGCCTACATTTCGGTGGACTTTTTAGAGAAGAAATCAGAAATCATTCGTATGGAAGATTTATCTGAAAATGATACCGACGAATTTGCAATGCTCCTTGAAAATGCAGAGAAGCAGCAAAAGAAAATTTGGTTTGAATACCCCGTAATCACGGCAAATAATGCAATTTTAGATGAATTAGAAAGTTTTGCCAAGGCAATAATGTATGATGAGCCAATCCCCGTGAGCCTAGAAGATGGAGCTAAGGCGCTGGCACTGGCTTTGCAAATTATTCAGAGATTTAATAAATAA
- a CDS encoding protein-L-isoaspartate(D-aspartate) O-methyltransferase → MEETFKHKGLRKKLIDLLRAKGINDELVLNAMNKVPRHLFIDSAFESHAYEDKAFPIAAGQTISHPFTVAFQSSLLQIQPGDKILEVGTGSGYQTSILVAMGAEVYTIERQKTLVDFSKNILNKIGFTPKYQTFGDGYKGMPTFAPFDKIIVTAGAPILPKKLLRQLKIGGMAVIPIGEKEQKMYTFLRVSDKKFEQMSFGDYRFVPMLEKKDIAD, encoded by the coding sequence TTGGAAGAGACTTTTAAACACAAAGGACTGAGAAAAAAATTAATTGACCTACTGAGGGCCAAAGGGATAAATGATGAATTGGTGCTTAATGCGATGAATAAAGTCCCAAGGCACTTGTTTATAGATTCTGCCTTTGAGTCGCACGCCTATGAGGATAAAGCCTTCCCTATTGCGGCGGGGCAAACGATTTCGCACCCGTTTACTGTGGCATTTCAGTCTTCATTACTGCAAATTCAGCCAGGGGACAAAATTCTGGAAGTGGGTACAGGCAGTGGCTACCAAACCTCTATCTTGGTGGCGATGGGCGCCGAGGTGTATACCATTGAGCGACAAAAAACATTGGTGGATTTTTCTAAAAATATTTTAAACAAAATCGGCTTCACCCCTAAGTACCAAACCTTTGGCGATGGCTACAAAGGGATGCCCACCTTTGCCCCTTTTGATAAAATCATCGTAACGGCGGGGGCGCCTATTTTGCCCAAAAAACTGCTCCGTCAATTGAAAATTGGGGGTATGGCTGTGATTCCTATTGGAGAAAAGGAGCAGAAAATGTATACTTTCCTGCGCGTATCTGATAAGAAATTTGAGCAAATGAGCTTTGGGGATTATCGTTTTGTTCCTATGTTAGAAAAAAAGGATATAGCGGATTAA
- a CDS encoding glycosyltransferase family 2 protein, translated as MKKTLISIVVPCYNVEKFLDKCLQSIYEQTYQDYECLIINDGSPDDVEEIALRWQSKDERFRLVSKENGGVSSARNLGIDIAQGEYIMFVDADDYLVGNNALKELVAPISSYDFDLVLGNKAMIFEGKEPVLSKGKEVDLRDEDTARDYCFRNASYQIHSNLYKLSLLRERDIKYPIGIKMNEDMYFSFQVFNGVKSVFAVSEVTYVYLKHGENATSTLTKSHIDDTVSVIDKMIYFVDKEGRKEGRKEGRKEGRKEGRKEGRKEGLHSQDNPSRICSK; from the coding sequence ATGAAAAAAACATTAATTTCAATTGTTGTTCCATGTTATAATGTGGAGAAGTTTTTAGATAAATGTTTGCAGTCAATTTATGAGCAAACATATCAAGATTATGAATGTTTAATTATAAATGATGGTAGCCCTGATGATGTTGAGGAAATAGCTTTGAGGTGGCAAAGTAAAGATGAGCGTTTTAGATTAGTGTCAAAAGAAAATGGAGGGGTGTCATCTGCCCGAAACTTAGGGATAGATATTGCTCAGGGGGAGTATATAATGTTTGTAGATGCAGATGATTATTTAGTGGGAAATAATGCCTTGAAAGAGCTTGTGGCGCCTATATCATCATACGATTTTGATTTAGTGCTAGGCAATAAGGCTATGATTTTTGAGGGAAAAGAGCCAGTTTTATCTAAGGGGAAAGAGGTTGATTTAAGAGATGAGGATACGGCTAGGGATTATTGCTTTAGAAATGCATCTTATCAGATACATAGTAACTTATATAAACTATCTCTATTAAGAGAGCGTGATATAAAATATCCCATTGGTATTAAAATGAATGAAGATATGTACTTTTCTTTTCAGGTGTTTAATGGAGTAAAGTCAGTTTTTGCAGTAAGTGAGGTTACCTATGTTTATCTTAAGCACGGGGAGAATGCTACTTCAACTCTGACTAAATCCCACATAGATGATACCGTCTCTGTGATAGATAAAATGATTTACTTCGTTGATAAGGAAGGAAGGAAGGAAGGAAGGAAGGAAGGAAGGAAGGAAGGAAGGAAGGAAGGAAGGAAGGAAGGAAGGAAGGAAGGCCTTCATTCGCAAGATAATCCTTCACGCATTTGCTCTAAGTAG
- a CDS encoding L-threonylcarbamoyladenylate synthase: protein MHTDIAKVATILQEGGVILTHTDTTFGLSCLVSNQAAIDKIFDIKQRHKNKSFILLVDTLARLQQVVEVPELAWDIMDLSEKPVSIVYDKILSLPTYAQSPDGTVAIRMVKEPTLQKIIGKVREPIVSTSVNISGEAAPETYAQINPQIIEKVDYILPEAKDFVPKYTSSSIIKIGIDGQVKVIRA from the coding sequence ATGCATACAGATATAGCCAAAGTCGCCACAATTTTGCAAGAGGGCGGTGTGATTCTTACTCACACGGATACCACATTTGGGTTAAGCTGCTTGGTCTCAAACCAAGCAGCTATTGATAAGATTTTTGATATTAAGCAAAGACATAAAAATAAAAGTTTTATCCTCTTAGTAGATACCCTCGCGCGTTTGCAGCAAGTGGTGGAAGTGCCTGAATTGGCTTGGGATATAATGGATTTAAGCGAAAAGCCAGTGAGCATAGTGTATGACAAAATTTTATCACTGCCCACCTATGCCCAGTCGCCAGACGGCACAGTGGCAATTCGTATGGTAAAAGAGCCTACTTTGCAGAAAATCATTGGTAAAGTGCGCGAGCCTATCGTCTCTACCTCGGTAAATATCTCAGGAGAGGCCGCCCCCGAGACTTATGCACAGATTAATCCCCAAATCATAGAAAAAGTAGATTATATTCTGCCTGAGGCCAAGGATTTTGTGCCAAAATATACGAGCTCCTCCATTATAAAGATCGGTATAGATGGGCAGGTGAAAGTTATTAGAGCGTAG
- a CDS encoding 2,3,4,5-tetrahydropyridine-2,6-dicarboxylate N-succinyltransferase has translation MTDLQNLIEKAWEERELLKEKETQQAIRHLIDELDAGRVRVAEPNGSDWKVNEWVKKGVVLYFPIQQMETIEVGPFEFHDKIPLKRDYAHKGVRVVPHAIARHGSFLESGVVLMPSYVNIGAHVQTGTMVDTWATVGSCAQIGKNVHLSGGVGIGGVLEPLQAAPVIVEDNAFIGSRCIIVEGVHIGAEAVIGAGVTLTSSTKIIDVTGAEPKELKGYVPPRSVVIPGTMPKKFPAGEFQVPCALIIGQRKESTDKKTSLNEALRENNVAV, from the coding sequence ATGACCGATTTACAAAACCTTATAGAAAAAGCATGGGAAGAGCGCGAATTGCTTAAAGAAAAAGAAACACAACAAGCCATAAGACATTTAATCGATGAATTAGACGCTGGGCGTGTGCGTGTGGCTGAGCCAAATGGTAGCGACTGGAAAGTGAACGAATGGGTGAAGAAAGGAGTGGTGCTATACTTCCCCATTCAGCAAATGGAAACCATAGAGGTAGGCCCATTTGAGTTTCACGATAAAATTCCTTTGAAAAGAGACTACGCTCACAAGGGGGTGCGCGTGGTGCCGCACGCCATCGCACGACACGGCTCGTTCCTTGAAAGTGGCGTGGTACTGATGCCCTCTTATGTAAACATTGGCGCTCATGTTCAAACAGGTACTATGGTAGATACTTGGGCCACGGTGGGAAGCTGTGCGCAAATTGGCAAAAATGTACACCTAAGCGGTGGCGTGGGCATAGGTGGCGTGCTAGAGCCTCTTCAAGCGGCTCCCGTAATTGTGGAAGATAATGCATTCATCGGTTCAAGATGCATCATAGTAGAAGGGGTGCACATCGGCGCGGAAGCTGTGATAGGTGCGGGCGTTACGCTCACTTCCTCTACCAAAATTATTGATGTAACAGGCGCTGAGCCTAAAGAGCTAAAAGGCTATGTGCCACCGCGCTCTGTGGTAATCCCTGGGACTATGCCTAAAAAATTCCCTGCGGGCGAATTTCAAGTGCCTTGCGCCCTTATCATAGGTCAAAGAAAAGAGTCTACCGATAAAAAGACCTCTCTAAACGAGGCGCTACGAGAGAATAATGTAGCCGTGTAA
- a CDS encoding dicarboxylate/amino acid:cation symporter: MARKIFSNLLFKVFVGILLGVLSGLYLPEWLNRIFATFNALFNEFLSFSIPLIILGLVAPAIFDLGKSAGKLLIITVLIAYASTFFSGFMTYFVSEAVFPRLISSQDYQVSQLSENAREAVPYFSIQIPPVINIMSALVMAFMIGLGLSFKRNSVLGSVFKDFQEIIVKVIERVIIPLLPFFILGIFSQMAFSGKVAAVLSVFLKIIGVIFLMHIGLLLMQYLIAGLITKKNPIKALGVMLPAYFTALGTQSSAATIPVTLRQVRLNGVDEDVAGFTVPLCATIHLAGSTMKIVACTIALMLMQGMPYDFQLFAGFILMLGIVMIAAPGVPGGAIMATVGILQSMMGFNQEAVALMIALYIAMDSFGTACNVTGDGAIALIVNKIYK, translated from the coding sequence ATGGCTCGTAAAATATTTTCAAACCTTTTGTTTAAAGTCTTTGTAGGAATTCTTCTCGGGGTACTCTCGGGGCTGTATCTGCCCGAGTGGCTTAATAGAATTTTTGCAACATTCAATGCCCTATTCAATGAGTTTTTAAGTTTCTCAATTCCCTTGATTATCTTAGGGCTTGTGGCACCCGCCATTTTTGATTTGGGCAAGAGTGCGGGTAAGCTTTTAATCATCACGGTTTTAATCGCTTATGCTTCTACCTTTTTTTCCGGTTTTATGACTTATTTTGTGAGCGAAGCTGTGTTTCCTAGGCTCATCTCCTCACAAGACTACCAAGTCAGCCAGTTGTCGGAGAATGCAAGAGAGGCCGTGCCATATTTTTCAATTCAAATTCCGCCCGTCATCAACATTATGTCGGCGCTAGTGATGGCCTTTATGATAGGTTTAGGCTTATCATTTAAGCGAAATTCAGTGCTAGGAAGTGTGTTTAAGGATTTTCAGGAAATCATTGTAAAAGTCATAGAGCGCGTCATTATTCCCCTGTTGCCCTTCTTTATTTTAGGCATATTTTCGCAGATGGCATTTAGCGGAAAAGTCGCAGCGGTGCTATCCGTATTTTTAAAAATCATAGGAGTTATTTTCTTGATGCACATAGGCTTACTTTTAATGCAATACCTAATTGCGGGCTTAATCACCAAGAAAAACCCCATCAAAGCCCTCGGTGTAATGCTCCCTGCATACTTCACCGCCCTCGGCACCCAGTCCTCCGCAGCCACCATCCCCGTAACGCTTAGGCAAGTGCGCCTCAATGGCGTAGATGAAGATGTTGCCGGCTTCACCGTGCCACTGTGCGCCACCATACACCTAGCGGGCAGCACTATGAAAATCGTTGCCTGTACCATCGCGCTGATGCTTATGCAAGGAATGCCGTATGATTTTCAGCTTTTTGCAGGCTTTATTCTGATGCTTGGCATCGTGATGATTGCCGCCCCAGGCGTGCCCGGTGGCGCCATTATGGCCACCGTGGGAATCCTGCAAAGTATGATGGGCTTTAACCAAGAGGCCGTAGCCCTGATGATTGCCCTTTACATAGCGATGGATAGCTTTGGCACGGCGTGCAATGTTACAGGTGATGGAGCAATTGCCTTAATCGTAAATAAGATTTATAAATAA
- a CDS encoding MarC family protein gives MTDLLTFSVGAFVSISTLTNPITNVPIFLGLLGDEDDETRKRIAQKACLIAFFILSSFVLLGTYIFSIFDITVPSFKITGGLLVFYVGFEMLLSKKSTIRSSGIEKPDDDVAISPLAIPFVAGPGAIVASMNSVSNADFFRVLIVVLIIALIMALNYYAFNFSRLIIKRLGKNIINVLGKIMGLIIAIIGTDMFIQGIKLSFHLN, from the coding sequence ATGACAGATTTACTCACCTTTTCAGTTGGTGCTTTTGTGAGCATCTCCACTTTGACCAACCCGATTACGAATGTACCGATTTTTCTTGGATTATTGGGCGACGAAGATGATGAGACACGCAAGCGAATTGCCCAAAAAGCATGCCTGATAGCTTTCTTTATCCTATCCTCCTTTGTGCTTTTAGGTACTTATATTTTTAGCATTTTTGACATCACAGTACCTTCCTTTAAAATCACTGGGGGGCTTCTTGTATTTTATGTAGGTTTTGAAATGTTGCTTTCTAAGAAATCCACCATCCGCAGCTCGGGGATTGAGAAGCCTGATGATGATGTAGCAATTTCTCCTCTGGCAATCCCTTTTGTAGCGGGGCCTGGTGCCATTGTAGCCTCTATGAACTCCGTCTCAAACGCCGATTTCTTCCGCGTTTTGATTGTGGTTTTAATCATTGCCTTAATTATGGCGCTAAATTACTACGCCTTTAATTTCAGCAGACTTATTATCAAAAGATTAGGGAAAAATATCATCAATGTTTTAGGCAAAATTATGGGGCTTATCATTGCCATCATCGGGACCGATATGTTTATTCAAGGGATTAAGCTATCGTTTCATTTAAACTAA
- the mltG gene encoding endolytic transglycosylase MltG, giving the protein MMKKTYFLGFLFSFLLFQSCGYFYKSKSLVKEKAFLYIPENATYQSVLDSLAPHLENINQFDAYARTQDYDKNVKSGKYELKPEMSNEELVNVLKSGKQSEVKIRIPNSPTIFHLARDASKNITADSASIVEAILNNPRVKENGLDMETAKIYFIPDTYNFFWITSGKDFVDRMLKEHDKFWNDKRKQQLKDSGMTELEVYTLASIVQMESPKPDEQARVAGAYLNRLKQGKKLEADPTSVYAYKLQHGFTQKVQRVYQKHLKTLSAYNTYLNYGLPPAPICLPNTTAIDAVLKPEKHDYIFFCADPDRPGYHNFTNSYAEHQKNAAKYRQWLKKNNIK; this is encoded by the coding sequence ATGATGAAAAAAACATATTTTTTAGGTTTTTTATTTTCCTTTCTTTTGTTTCAAAGTTGTGGATATTTTTATAAATCTAAATCTTTGGTTAAGGAAAAAGCCTTTCTATATATACCAGAAAATGCAACCTACCAAAGCGTGCTCGATTCTTTGGCGCCGCATCTAGAAAATATCAATCAGTTTGATGCCTATGCGCGCACGCAGGATTATGATAAAAATGTAAAATCGGGAAAATATGAATTAAAGCCCGAAATGTCCAACGAAGAGTTGGTGAATGTTTTAAAAAGCGGAAAACAATCCGAGGTAAAGATTCGTATTCCTAACTCGCCTACGATTTTTCATTTGGCAAGAGATGCGTCCAAAAACATTACGGCGGATTCTGCAAGTATTGTAGAGGCAATTTTAAACAATCCGCGTGTGAAGGAAAATGGCTTAGACATGGAAACTGCCAAAATCTATTTTATTCCAGATACCTATAATTTCTTTTGGATTACATCGGGCAAAGATTTCGTGGATCGTATGCTGAAGGAACACGACAAATTCTGGAACGATAAAAGAAAACAACAACTCAAAGATTCTGGAATGACTGAGCTTGAGGTCTACACACTAGCTTCTATCGTGCAAATGGAATCGCCCAAACCCGATGAGCAAGCTCGTGTGGCGGGTGCTTATCTCAATCGTTTAAAACAAGGCAAAAAACTAGAAGCCGATCCTACTTCGGTGTATGCTTATAAATTGCAACATGGTTTCACACAAAAGGTGCAGCGCGTTTATCAAAAACATCTAAAAACGCTTTCTGCCTATAATACATATTTGAATTATGGTTTGCCCCCTGCACCGATCTGTTTGCCAAACACCACGGCGATAGATGCGGTTTTAAAACCAGAAAAACACGATTACATCTTTTTCTGTGCCGATCCAGACCGTCCTGGCTATCATAATTTTACCAATAGCTATGCAGAGCATCAAAAAAATGCAGCCAAATATCGCCAATGGCTAAAAAAGAATAACATTAAATAA
- the dapF gene encoding diaminopimelate epimerase — translation MKIHFYKYQGAGNDFVMIDDRETIFNYNQKTIESLCTRRMGVGADGLITLFEKDNMYQMRYFNSDGNESTMCGNGGRCFAQFMKDLGLVNGDLVEFNAIDGRHSAEFIGENIRLQMIDVASIKIQPEYTFLNTGSPHHVEFVNNTDEMDVKNAGAKIRYSELYPEGTNVNFVEILSPKKLKVRTYERGVEDETYSCGTGVTASAIAYFANDKTDQKKIEIETLGGTLFVEFEPSDKQFVQVFLTGPAKQVFQGEITI, via the coding sequence ATGAAAATACACTTTTATAAGTATCAAGGAGCGGGCAATGATTTTGTGATGATCGACGACCGAGAAACTATCTTTAATTATAACCAAAAAACGATTGAAAGTCTATGCACACGCCGTATGGGAGTGGGGGCAGATGGCTTGATTACTTTGTTCGAAAAAGATAATATGTACCAAATGCGCTATTTCAATTCAGACGGAAATGAGAGCACTATGTGTGGAAACGGCGGTAGATGCTTTGCGCAGTTTATGAAAGATTTAGGCTTAGTAAATGGGGATTTGGTGGAGTTTAATGCCATCGATGGTAGGCATTCTGCCGAGTTTATTGGGGAAAATATTCGTTTGCAGATGATTGATGTAGCTTCTATCAAAATTCAGCCAGAATACACATTTCTAAATACAGGATCGCCACACCATGTGGAATTTGTCAATAATACAGATGAAATGGATGTGAAAAATGCAGGTGCCAAAATCCGATATTCAGAATTGTACCCCGAAGGCACTAATGTGAATTTTGTTGAAATCCTTTCGCCTAAAAAACTAAAAGTGCGAACTTACGAGCGTGGGGTGGAGGACGAAACTTATTCTTGCGGAACGGGCGTTACGGCTTCGGCAATTGCTTATTTTGCCAATGATAAAACCGACCAAAAGAAAATCGAGATTGAAACCCTCGGCGGAACTCTTTTTGTGGAATTTGAACCCTCAGATAAGCAATTTGTACAAGTATTTTTAACGGGACCTGCCAAGCAAGTGTTTCAAGGCGAGATTACTATTTAA